In Candidatus Electrothrix scaldis, the genomic window TGACGAGCCATGCTGAAAGATGATCGGCTCAATCTTCAAGGTTCCCACCTCGCGCAGACGCTCCCAGGCCGCAGCCTCCAACAGCGGAAAAGGAGCGGTCAGGGAGTTCTTCCCCTGGGCATCATCAGCACCCGGTGTGGTGAAGCCGCTTATCCCCTTGGTATAGAGATCCTGGAGAAAAGAGCTCTTCAGGAGGCGATAGGGATTCTGGTCCGGCACAGGTGAGGAGGAAAAATCCCCTGCATTGACCAAGGTTGCAGCTGTGGACTCTATGGTATCACTGATCACTTCCTGAGCCGTCCCCCCAGATTGGGCGCCACCTTGATTAATACCGAACCATGTTTCGCAGTTTTCCAGTAAGGAAGCCCAATGTACCCCCTTGAGCATGGTCTGGGTTGTTTTGCGAGAAAGACCGGTTTCCTCCACTACATCTTTTTCCAGCAGACTCGGGTTATCCCGGTATTTTTTCAACACCCGAAAATAAGAGCTGAGCAGGGCGTGAACCGCCTCGGGTTCATCCTGCATGAAATCCCGATTGACCAGCAGAATATCAACTATAAGCCGCTCGGTGTCCTCTGTGCCCAGTAATTTTATAATATCTCTTTCTGCCAAGGCCCTGGAAACATCAGGCTCCCAGAGCACGGCTATATCGGCCTTGCCATCCAGCAGCTCCTTGAGAGCTCCTTCCGAGCCAGCGGTCTCGATCCTGTTACTCTTTTGCCGTGGCAGCAGTTCCGGGACATTAAAATGATCCGCAGCTGCCTTGAGCAGGTAATGGCTGGGGCTGTCCGGGGTAAAGGCGATCTTGAGGTCATTTTTCCCCTTCAGGCTATCCAGGCTTTCCGCCTTTTTCTTCCGGGCAATAATGGCGTCCCCACCCTTGGATTCGTCAATCACCGCGACAATGGACGCAGGGAAATTGACAGCAGAGCCATTCAGGAGGTAGGAATCCACCGTGGCTACAGCAAGGTCGATTTCCCCCTTATGCAGCTGCTCCATGCGTGCCCGATAATCCGCCTTATCATCGGTCCAGACCAGATTCCAGCCTTCCCGGCGCATCAGGGTTCGCATTTCATTGGACCGAAGGGGGAAATAGCCTATCCAGTTATCCAGAGCGAGCCTGATCTTCCCTTTGATCTTGACAGCATCGCTTGTATTAACCTGCTTTTCTGCAACAATACCCGGAAGCAGCAATTTAATAACGATCAGTATCCCGGCCCCGAGGACTAAAAGCAGAAGCGCACCTGTTATTTTTTTATTCATGTTGTTTTGAAAATAAACCTAACCGAACAGGTCGAAGTATTGCGATTATCTGTAGTAGGGGCACGGCGCGCCGTGCCCCTACACAGTATTTGCTTCAGAAATCCGTTACGTCATCAAAGGACTCAGATTCCGCCAAGATATCCTGGAGCCCCTGACGAAGTGCCTCTGGATTATCCGCAGCCTTATAAATGGTCCGACCCGGCTGATTAAGGGAATGGGTGGTGGCAATGCAGAAGCCGATGGTACTGATAAGGATCGGGGAGCGAGCCAAAACCGCATTGACCGCTCTGGTCAACTCTTCCGGCAGATTTGCCGCCCCGTCCGTTACAATTACCATATGGTATTCACCATAGCCTAACTGTCTTCGGGCCTGATCAGTCAGGAGCTCATAGGCCGCCTGCACAGCCTGGGTTAAGGGGGTGGTCGACCCCG contains:
- a CDS encoding phosphate ABC transporter substrate-binding/OmpA family protein, with the translated sequence MNKKITGALLLLVLGAGILIVIKLLLPGIVAEKQVNTSDAVKIKGKIRLALDNWIGYFPLRSNEMRTLMRREGWNLVWTDDKADYRARMEQLHKGEIDLAVATVDSYLLNGSAVNFPASIVAVIDESKGGDAIIARKKKAESLDSLKGKNDLKIAFTPDSPSHYLLKAAADHFNVPELLPRQKSNRIETAGSEGALKELLDGKADIAVLWEPDVSRALAERDIIKLLGTEDTERLIVDILLVNRDFMQDEPEAVHALLSSYFRVLKKYRDNPSLLEKDVVEETGLSRKTTQTMLKGVHWASLLENCETWFGINQGGAQSGGTAQEVISDTIESTAATLVNAGDFSSSPVPDQNPYRLLKSSFLQDLYTKGISGFTTPGADDAQGKNSLTAPFPLLEAAAWERLREVGTLKIEPIIFQHGSSELDLFAEEVLKKVVARLQHYPNFRIVVKGHTGLRGDPEQNRALSQQRADSVASFLVKKFHINPNRIRAVGYGADRPLSKLPGESKRTYEHRLLRVEIALVREDF